The following are from one region of the Pelagibius sp. CAU 1746 genome:
- the mtaB gene encoding tRNA (N(6)-L-threonylcarbamoyladenosine(37)-C(2))-methylthiotransferase MtaB produces MTSPQNNGPRILTFGCRLNAYESEVMRGHAEAAGLEDAIIVNTCAVTGEAERQARQAIRKARRENPEARIIVTGCAAQIDPAGFAAMTEVDRVLGNEEKLKAESFLDEDAPRVSVNDIMAVTETAPQLIDGFAERTRAFVQVQQGCDHRCTFCIIPYGRGNSRSVPLGEVVRQVRNLVDQGTAEVVLTGVDVTSYGGDLPGQPKLGQMVRRLLAQVPDLQRLRLSSIDAIELDPDLKRLVAEEPRLMPHLHLSLQAGDDMILKRMKRRHSRAEAVALCEELRALRPDVVFGADLIAGFPTETEAMFENSLKLVEDCGLTYLHVFPYSARKGTPAAKMPQLPMAVRKERAGRLRSAGDAALDRFLESQVGRTASVLIEKQETDGRFLGRSETFAPVLLDSAEIGAVVEVTVTGREGDNLLAAPLQHKLSPAA; encoded by the coding sequence GTGACGTCTCCCCAGAACAACGGACCGCGCATCCTCACCTTCGGCTGCCGCCTCAACGCCTATGAGTCGGAGGTCATGCGCGGCCACGCCGAGGCGGCGGGGCTAGAAGACGCGATCATCGTCAATACCTGCGCCGTCACCGGCGAGGCCGAGCGCCAGGCGCGCCAGGCGATCCGCAAGGCACGGCGCGAGAACCCCGAGGCGCGCATCATCGTCACCGGCTGCGCCGCGCAGATCGACCCCGCGGGCTTCGCCGCCATGACCGAGGTCGACCGCGTTCTCGGCAACGAGGAAAAGCTGAAGGCAGAGTCCTTTCTCGATGAAGACGCGCCGCGCGTTTCGGTGAACGACATCATGGCCGTCACCGAGACGGCGCCGCAGCTCATCGACGGTTTCGCCGAGCGCACCCGCGCCTTCGTGCAGGTGCAGCAGGGCTGCGATCACCGCTGCACCTTCTGCATCATCCCCTACGGCCGCGGCAACAGCCGCTCGGTGCCGCTGGGCGAGGTGGTGCGCCAGGTGCGCAATCTCGTCGACCAGGGCACCGCCGAAGTGGTGCTCACCGGCGTCGACGTCACTTCTTATGGCGGCGACCTGCCGGGCCAGCCGAAGCTGGGCCAGATGGTCCGCCGCCTGCTGGCCCAGGTGCCGGACTTGCAGCGCTTGCGCCTCTCCTCCATCGACGCCATCGAACTGGACCCGGACCTGAAGCGCCTGGTCGCCGAGGAGCCGCGCCTCATGCCGCACCTGCACCTCTCGCTGCAGGCCGGCGACGACATGATCCTGAAGCGCATGAAGCGCCGCCATTCGCGCGCCGAGGCCGTGGCGCTTTGCGAAGAGCTGCGGGCGCTGCGCCCCGACGTCGTCTTCGGCGCCGACCTCATCGCCGGCTTCCCGACCGAGACCGAGGCGATGTTCGAGAACTCCCTGAAACTGGTCGAGGACTGCGGGCTCACCTACCTGCACGTCTTCCCCTATTCGGCGCGCAAGGGCACCCCGGCGGCGAAGATGCCGCAGCTGCCCATGGCGGTGCGCAAGGAACGCGCGGGGCGGCTGCGCAGCGCCGGCGACGCGGCCCTGGACCGCTTCCTCGAGTCACAGGTCGGGCGGACGGCCTCCGTCCTCATCGAAAAGCAGGAGACCGACGGACGCTTCCTCGGCCGCAGCGAGACCTTCGCGCCGGTGCTGCTCGACAGCGCCGAGATCGGCGCCGTCGTCGAGGTGACCGTCACCGGGCGCGAGGGCGACAACCTGCTTGCGGCACCCCTGCAACACAAGCTATCCCCCGCAGCGTGA
- the dapF gene encoding diaminopimelate epimerase, with product MSSRPFIKMHGLGNDFVVVDARTEPFALTDALAKAIADRREGVGCDQLLILEPPANGSADVFLRIRNHDGGEVGACGNGTRCVAALVMGELGREAITIETNAGLLRAKAAGPGLVTVDMGEARLGWQDIPLAEERDTLHLGIDNGPLADPVGVSMGNPHAVFFVEGVEKLPLAELGPALEHHPLFPERANIGAAEVIGEDKLRLRVWERGVGETRACGTGACAAAVAAARRGLTGRKVEVVLTGGPLTIEWLENGHVEMTGPVATSFHGVLNGEFLA from the coding sequence ATGAGCAGCCGCCCCTTCATCAAGATGCACGGGCTGGGCAACGACTTCGTGGTCGTGGACGCCCGGACCGAGCCCTTCGCGCTGACGGACGCCCTGGCCAAGGCCATCGCCGACCGCCGCGAGGGCGTGGGCTGCGACCAGCTGCTGATCCTGGAGCCGCCGGCGAACGGCAGCGCCGACGTCTTCCTGCGCATCCGCAACCACGACGGCGGCGAAGTCGGGGCCTGCGGCAACGGCACGCGCTGCGTCGCCGCCCTGGTCATGGGCGAGCTGGGGCGCGAGGCGATCACCATCGAGACCAACGCGGGCCTGCTGCGGGCCAAGGCCGCCGGACCCGGACTCGTGACCGTGGACATGGGCGAGGCGCGGCTCGGCTGGCAGGACATCCCGCTCGCGGAAGAGCGCGACACCCTGCATCTCGGCATCGACAACGGCCCCCTGGCCGACCCGGTGGGCGTCAGCATGGGCAACCCCCACGCGGTCTTCTTCGTCGAGGGCGTGGAGAAGCTGCCGCTGGCGGAACTGGGCCCGGCCCTGGAGCACCATCCCCTCTTCCCCGAGCGCGCCAACATCGGCGCCGCCGAAGTCATCGGCGAGGACAAGCTGCGCCTGCGCGTCTGGGAGCGTGGCGTCGGCGAGACCCGCGCCTGCGGCACCGGCGCCTGCGCCGCCGCCGTGGCCGCCGCGCGCCGCGGCCTGACCGGCCGCAAGGTGGAAGTCGTGCTGACCGGCGGGCCGCTGACCATCGAGTGGCTGGAGAACGGCCACGTGGAGATGACCGGCCCGGTCGCGACCTCCTTCCACGGCGTGCTGAACGGGGAGTTCCTGGCGTGA
- the ftsY gene encoding signal recognition particle-docking protein FtsY, whose translation MSDTTQEKKGGWFQRLKTGLTRSSSKLGDGISGIFTKRKLDDQALEELEELLITADLGVTTAAKLTADLAKTRFDKQVDPQEVREALAADIAGILEPVARPLALDPAKKPNVVLVVGVNGSGKTTTIGKLATHYRREGLSVRLAAGDTFRAAAIEQLKIWGERSGCAVVAGKQGADAAGLAFEAVEQAKAAGDDLLLIDTAGRLHNRAELMAELQKVARVIKKVEPEAPHHVVLVLDATTGQNALTQVGTFKELVEVTGLVVTKLDGSARGGVLVALAEKFGLPVHVIGVGEGAEDFRPFTARDFARALVGLDQNK comes from the coding sequence GTGAGCGATACGACCCAAGAGAAAAAAGGCGGCTGGTTCCAGCGCCTGAAGACGGGCCTGACCCGCTCGTCCTCCAAGCTGGGCGACGGCATCTCCGGCATCTTCACCAAGCGCAAGCTGGACGACCAGGCGCTGGAGGAACTGGAAGAGCTGCTGATCACCGCCGACCTGGGCGTGACCACGGCGGCGAAGCTAACCGCCGACCTGGCCAAGACCCGCTTCGACAAGCAGGTCGACCCGCAGGAGGTGCGCGAGGCCCTGGCCGCCGACATCGCCGGTATCCTGGAGCCGGTGGCCCGGCCCCTGGCGCTCGACCCGGCGAAGAAGCCCAACGTGGTGCTGGTGGTCGGCGTCAACGGCTCCGGCAAGACCACGACCATCGGCAAGCTGGCGACCCACTACCGCCGCGAAGGATTGTCCGTGCGTCTCGCCGCCGGCGACACCTTCCGCGCCGCCGCCATCGAGCAGTTGAAGATCTGGGGCGAGCGCAGCGGCTGCGCCGTGGTCGCCGGCAAGCAGGGCGCCGATGCGGCGGGCCTCGCCTTCGAGGCGGTGGAGCAGGCCAAGGCCGCCGGCGACGACCTGCTGCTGATCGACACTGCCGGGCGCCTGCACAACAGGGCCGAGCTCATGGCCGAGCTGCAGAAGGTCGCCCGCGTCATCAAGAAGGTCGAGCCCGAGGCGCCGCACCACGTGGTGCTGGTGCTCGACGCCACCACCGGCCAGAACGCGCTGACCCAGGTCGGCACCTTCAAGGAGTTGGTCGAGGTCACCGGCCTGGTCGTCACCAAGCTGGACGGCTCGGCGCGCGGCGGCGTGCTGGTCGCCCTGGCCGAGAAGTTCGGCCTGCCGGTCCACGTGATCGGCGTCGGCGAAGGCGCCGAGGACTTCCGCCCCTTCACCGCCCGCGACTTCGCCCGCGCCCTGGTCGGCCTGGATCAGAACAAGTAG
- a CDS encoding glutathione S-transferase C-terminal domain-containing protein yields the protein MKALINGVWHSPVEDRAAYDAARAAQPEGLFLRWVNADPAAAFPARAGRYHLYVSYACPFAHRAILYRALLGLEEVLPMWVAHPRWSGPGGWTFTPDPCFPEVTEDGANGLDALWQLYVKAAPDFTGKVTVPVLWDSETKTIVSTESADIMRMLDLGFAGLRDSDLTFYPARLRDDIDALGGFIRRKVNGGVYKAGFAADQESFDAAVAEFFAALDHLEGLLGDDRPYLLGNWATEADWLLFPTLVRLDAVYAGALKVNLKRLSDYPKLAAHTQRLYAGPGVAATVKLNHVKRHYYDDLGVTNPALIPPGPRTPFEAAA from the coding sequence CCGCCCGCGCGGCCCAGCCCGAGGGTCTCTTCCTCCGCTGGGTCAACGCCGATCCGGCCGCGGCCTTTCCCGCCAGGGCCGGGCGCTATCACCTCTACGTTTCCTACGCCTGCCCCTTCGCCCATCGCGCCATCCTCTACCGCGCATTGCTGGGCCTGGAGGAGGTTCTCCCCATGTGGGTGGCGCATCCGCGCTGGAGCGGCCCCGGCGGCTGGACCTTCACACCCGATCCCTGCTTTCCCGAAGTGACGGAAGACGGCGCGAACGGCCTCGACGCGCTGTGGCAGCTTTACGTGAAGGCGGCGCCGGATTTCACCGGCAAGGTGACGGTGCCGGTGCTCTGGGACAGCGAGACCAAGACCATCGTCAGCACCGAATCCGCCGACATCATGCGCATGCTGGACCTTGGTTTCGCCGGCCTGCGCGATAGCGACCTGACGTTTTACCCGGCGCGCCTGCGCGACGACATCGACGCCCTGGGCGGCTTCATCCGCCGCAAGGTGAACGGCGGCGTCTACAAGGCGGGCTTCGCCGCCGACCAGGAGTCCTTCGATGCCGCGGTCGCGGAGTTCTTCGCCGCCCTCGACCATCTGGAAGGCCTGCTCGGCGACGACCGGCCCTACCTGCTGGGCAACTGGGCCACCGAGGCGGATTGGCTGCTGTTCCCGACGCTGGTGCGCCTTGACGCGGTCTATGCCGGCGCCTTGAAGGTGAACCTGAAACGCCTGTCGGACTACCCGAAGCTGGCGGCGCATACGCAGCGCCTCTACGCCGGGCCCGGTGTCGCCGCGACGGTGAAGCTGAACCACGTGAAGCGCCACTACTACGACGACCTGGGCGTCACCAACCCCGCGCTGATCCCGCCGGGTCCGAGAACGCCGTTTGAGGCGGCGGCCTAA